In the Elizabethkingia bruuniana genome, AATGAACCTCCGATAAAAGAGAAATCCATACAGGAAACTACAAGTTCCAATCCGTTTACTTTACCAACAGCATTACGTACAGAATCCGTTAATTTTGTCTTGCCTTTTACTTCTTTTAGTCTGTCAGTATAAGCTTTAGTATCTTTAAAATTAAGAATATCTACACTTTCTACATTAGCATCTAATTCTTTAAACTTGTTGCCATCGAAAAGCATATCGAAGTACTCTCTGCTTCCAATTCTCACGTGGAATCCATCCTCAGGAGAAACGAAGTTATTGTTCTTCAGCTCTTCATGCTCAATAATTTTTCCTGTTGGTGTTTGGTGCCACAATCCTTTCGGAGAATCTTTCTTCTGCTCCGTTGGTGTGTTGATGTTTTGTTTCTTTCTTTTAAACCAGTCAAAAGCCATTTTCTAATTTATTTAAGAGAAGAAACAGAGCTAAAATTTTAACTCTGTTTCTGTTGATTTATTATTTAAGGGTATCAATATTATTTAGATCCTCGAAAGCTTGAACAAGACGTTTAGAGAATGTTTCCTCTCCTTTTCTAACCCATACTCTTGGGTCGTAGAACTTCTTGTTTGGTACATCTGCTCCTTCCGGATTACCAATCTGATGTCTCAGATATTCTATTTTTTCATTCATATAGTCTCTGATTCCTTCTGCATAAGCAAACTGAAGGTCAGTATCAATATTCATTTTGATAACACCATAACCAATTGCTTCACGAATTTCTTCAAGTGTTGAACCTGAACCTCCGTGGAATACAAAGTTTATTGGTTTATCCGCTGTTCCGAATTTCTCCTGAACATATTTCTGAGAATTATCTAAAATTTTTGGTGTAAGTTTTACGTTACCTGGCTTGTATACTCCGTGAACATTACCAAAAGCTGCTGCAATAGTAAAGTTATCAGAAATTGCTTTTAGCTTTTCATATGTGTAAGCTACATCTTCCGGCTGAGTATATAGCAATGAGTTGTCTACACCAGAGTTGTCTACACCATCTTCTTCACCTCCTGTTACACCGATTTCTACTTCCAAAGTCATCTGCATTTTTGCCATTCTTTCGAAATATTTCGCGCTGATTTCCAGATTCTCTTCTAAGGGCTCTTCAGAAAGGTCAAGCATGTGAGAAGAATATAGAGATTTTCCGTTTTGCTTATAGAATGCTTCACTAGCATCTAAAAGTCCGTCGATCCAAGGAAGTAATTTTTTTGCACAATGGTCAGTGTGTAAAATAACAGTTGCTCCATAAGCTTCTGCTAATGTGTGTATATGTTGTGCTCCGGCAATAGCTCCAAGTATTGCAGCTCTTTGTCCCTCATTAGATAATCCTTTTCCTGCATTGTAGATTGCTCCACCATTAGAGAACTGGATAATAACTGGTGCGTTAAGTTTAGCGGCTGTTTCCATTGTTGCATTGATGTTGCTGGAACCGATAACATTTACTGCCGGTAAGGCAAATTTGTTTTCTTTTGCATACTGAAAAATGTCAGTAACCATTGAACCTGTGGCCACGCCAGCTGGAAACATTTTGCTCATTTTCTTATTTTTTTATTTGATGTAGGTTATTTGAAATTTTATTTGGTAAAGATAAGAAATTCAGGTTAATTTCTTTTATCGTTCCCCCAAAGTAGTTTTTGTCTTATTGTTTCGAAAAAGCTGATATCATCAGGCTGCACTAAAGATAGTGTGAATGGCGCTTTTTCAAGAGAAATTTCTTCTA is a window encoding:
- the fbaA gene encoding class II fructose-bisphosphate aldolase, producing the protein MSKMFPAGVATGSMVTDIFQYAKENKFALPAVNVIGSSNINATMETAAKLNAPVIIQFSNGGAIYNAGKGLSNEGQRAAILGAIAGAQHIHTLAEAYGATVILHTDHCAKKLLPWIDGLLDASEAFYKQNGKSLYSSHMLDLSEEPLEENLEISAKYFERMAKMQMTLEVEIGVTGGEEDGVDNSGVDNSLLYTQPEDVAYTYEKLKAISDNFTIAAAFGNVHGVYKPGNVKLTPKILDNSQKYVQEKFGTADKPINFVFHGGSGSTLEEIREAIGYGVIKMNIDTDLQFAYAEGIRDYMNEKIEYLRHQIGNPEGADVPNKKFYDPRVWVRKGEETFSKRLVQAFEDLNNIDTLK